The following proteins come from a genomic window of Lytechinus pictus isolate F3 Inbred chromosome 1, Lp3.0, whole genome shotgun sequence:
- the LOC129282886 gene encoding beta-1,3-galactosyltransferase 1-like, whose protein sequence is MTVLTLKTRVIIKALFSLCTVYLIYRIIYEFCIWGRYGSDFLSNIVISSHEIKKDRFEFLSKAKGADWPQHVKSIYDGNSPAINPHPYKFIINEPNKCRNEDGSIKEVFLLVLVTSIHKNTALRRTDRETWASQSEIEGKSIITLFLLANPSKGGTHHQVSVDKESALHHDIIMGDFQDSYKNLTLKTVMGMKWVSQFCPHVRYVLKTDDDMIVMYENLVRYLSSPAVPPKNFVSGIVVRAEPVRNEISKWYVPENIYPQAWYPPFCSGSGYVMSGDVARNVYEVSTHTPYLYLEDVFMGFCLFQLGVYPLASSQFHNNRVDYSTCVYRRLFTTHYSKAAIAVRENLWRQVMKDKQTHCYLYFL, encoded by the exons ATGACTGTTCTTACTTTGAAGACAAGGGTGATCATCAAGGCCTTATTTTCACTTTGCACCGTCTATCTGATATACAGAATAATCTACGAATTCTGCATTTGGGGACGTTATGGCAGTGACTTTCTTTCGAATATTGTGATTTCCTCCCATGAAATCAAGAAGGACCGATTCGAATTCTTGAGCAAAGCCAAAGGCGCAGACTGGCCACAACACGTAAAATCTATT TATGACGGGAATTCCcctgctatcaatcctcacccGTACAAGTTCATCATCAACGAACCTAACAAGTGTCGGAATGAAGACGGCAGTATTAAGGAGGTGTTCCTGCTCGTGCTCGTCACATCCATCCACAAAAATACTGCGCTCCGTAGGACAGATAGGGAGACGTGGGCCAGTCAGAGTGAGATCGAAGGGAAAAGCATCATCACCTTGTTTCTTCTTGCCAACCCTTCCAAAGGCGGAACACATCACCAAGTCTCTGTGGACAAGGAGAGTGCACTCCACCACGACATCATCATGGGGGATTTCCAAGACTCGTACAAGAACCTTACGTTGAAGACCGTCATGGGCATGAAGTGGGTCTCGCAGTTCTGCCCGCACGTGAGGTACGTGCTGAAAACGGACGATGACATGATCGTCATGTATGAAAATCTGGTGAGGTACCTCTCCTCTCCTGCGGTCCCACCCAAAAACTTTGTTAGCGGCATCGTCGTACGTGCCGAACCTGTAAGAAATGAGATAAGCAAGTGGTACGTTCCGGAAAACATTTATCCACAAGCATGGTATCCCCCCTTCTGCTCTGGGTCAGGTTACGTCATGTCGGGTGATGTCGCGCGTAATGTGTATGAAGTATCCACTCATACTCCGTATTTGTATCTCGAAGATGTGTTCATGGGATTCTGCTTATTCCAGCTTGGAGTGTATCCACTGGCCAGCTCACAGTTTCATAACAATCGTGTTGACTACTCTACCTGTGTGTACAGGAGACTCTTTACGACCCACTACAGTAAGGCTGCGATAGCGGTTAGAGAAAATCTGTGGAGGCAAGTGATGAAAGATAAACAAACTCACTGTTACTTGTATTTCTTATAG